One genomic segment of Microcella indica includes these proteins:
- the pta gene encoding phosphate acetyltransferase — MSRSIYVTSAEGNSGKSTVALGLVDTLSHQVQRVGVFRPVARSQDERDYVLEVLLGHSGVDLDYEDCIGVGYDEVHADQEAALAVIVERFKAIERRSDAVVIVGSDYTDVASPTELSFNARVAANLGAPVVLVLGGRLSGASGGRGLAESGPRSADDVRRVADVAVAELEHEHAQLLSVIINRADAALADPITAAVQAVASDALVSVIPEDPYLIAPTVASVIAACDGEFLRGDEALLGREVLGVVVAGMSMENVLPRLTEGAVVLVPGDRSEVLLAVLMAHESETFPSVAAVILYGGFETPASVQSLVDGLDPALPIIRSGAGTYDLVLRVMEARGRLAADSQRKYDTALALWEAHVDHDALLARLDVARSEVVTPLMFEFDLLERARGDRKHIVLPEGDDDRVLRAASTLLRRGVVDLTILGEEAEVRARAAELGLDLSSATVTSTRDEQLRHRFAEEYVRLRTHKGVSYETSRDVVTDVSYFGTMMVHLGLADGMVSGAAHTTAHTIRPSFEIIKTDPGVSVVSSVFLMCLADRVLVYGDCAVIPDPTSEQLADIAISSAATAQQFAIEPRIAMLSYSTGESGSGDDVEKVRAATKLVRERRPDLLVEGPIQYDAAAEPSVAATKMPDSEVAGRATVFVFPDLNTGNNTYKAVQRSAGAVAIGPVLQGLRKPVNDLSRGALVSDIVNTVAITAIQAQRTPPPPTTPISTLGGTGEAPSEDGA, encoded by the coding sequence ATGTCGCGCAGCATCTACGTCACCTCTGCCGAGGGCAACTCGGGCAAGTCCACCGTCGCCCTCGGCCTCGTCGACACGCTCAGCCACCAGGTGCAGCGCGTCGGCGTGTTCCGCCCCGTGGCCCGCTCGCAGGACGAGCGCGACTACGTGCTCGAAGTGCTGCTCGGCCACAGCGGCGTCGACCTCGACTACGAGGACTGCATCGGCGTCGGCTACGACGAGGTGCACGCCGACCAGGAGGCGGCGCTCGCCGTCATCGTCGAGCGGTTCAAGGCCATCGAGCGGCGCAGCGACGCCGTCGTCATCGTCGGCAGCGACTACACGGATGTCGCGAGCCCCACCGAGCTGTCGTTCAACGCGCGCGTCGCCGCGAACCTGGGTGCGCCCGTCGTGCTCGTCCTCGGCGGCCGGCTCTCCGGCGCGTCCGGTGGGCGGGGTCTCGCCGAGAGCGGCCCGCGGTCTGCCGACGACGTGCGTCGCGTCGCCGATGTCGCGGTCGCCGAGCTCGAGCACGAGCACGCGCAGCTGCTCTCGGTCATCATCAATCGGGCGGATGCTGCGCTCGCCGACCCGATCACCGCGGCCGTCCAGGCGGTCGCCTCCGACGCGCTCGTGAGCGTGATCCCCGAAGATCCGTACCTCATCGCCCCGACGGTCGCGAGCGTCATCGCGGCCTGCGACGGCGAGTTCCTCCGCGGTGACGAGGCGCTCCTCGGCCGGGAGGTGCTCGGCGTCGTCGTCGCCGGCATGTCCATGGAGAACGTGCTGCCGCGCCTCACGGAGGGTGCGGTCGTGCTCGTACCCGGCGACCGGTCGGAGGTGCTGCTCGCCGTGCTCATGGCGCACGAGAGCGAGACCTTCCCGAGCGTCGCGGCGGTCATCCTGTACGGCGGTTTCGAGACGCCCGCCTCCGTGCAGTCGCTCGTCGACGGGCTCGACCCTGCCCTGCCGATCATCCGCAGCGGGGCGGGAACCTACGACCTCGTGCTGCGCGTCATGGAGGCCCGAGGCCGCCTCGCCGCCGACTCGCAGCGCAAGTACGACACGGCCCTCGCCCTGTGGGAGGCGCACGTCGACCACGACGCGCTGCTCGCGCGGCTCGACGTCGCGCGCTCGGAGGTCGTCACGCCGCTTATGTTCGAATTCGACCTGCTCGAGCGGGCGCGGGGCGACCGCAAGCACATCGTGCTGCCGGAGGGCGACGACGACCGCGTGCTGCGGGCCGCGAGCACGCTCCTGCGACGGGGCGTCGTCGATCTCACGATCCTCGGCGAGGAGGCCGAGGTGCGGGCCCGCGCCGCCGAGCTGGGGCTCGACCTCTCGAGCGCGACGGTCACGAGCACGCGCGACGAGCAGCTGCGGCACCGCTTCGCCGAGGAGTACGTGCGGCTGCGCACCCACAAGGGCGTCAGCTACGAGACCTCGCGCGACGTCGTGACCGACGTGAGCTACTTCGGCACGATGATGGTGCACCTGGGGCTCGCGGACGGCATGGTGAGCGGCGCCGCCCACACGACGGCGCACACCATCCGCCCGAGCTTCGAGATCATCAAGACCGACCCGGGGGTGAGCGTCGTCTCGAGCGTCTTCCTCATGTGCCTCGCCGACCGCGTGCTCGTCTACGGCGACTGCGCGGTCATCCCCGATCCGACGAGCGAGCAGCTCGCCGACATCGCCATCTCCTCCGCCGCGACGGCGCAGCAGTTCGCGATCGAGCCCCGCATCGCGATGCTCTCGTACTCGACGGGGGAGTCGGGCTCGGGAGACGACGTGGAGAAGGTGCGCGCGGCGACGAAGCTCGTGCGCGAGCGCCGCCCCGACCTGCTCGTCGAGGGGCCGATCCAGTACGACGCGGCGGCCGAGCCGAGCGTCGCGGCGACGAAGATGCCCGACTCGGAGGTCGCCGGCCGGGCGACGGTCTTCGTCTTCCCCGACCTCAACACGGGCAACAACACCTACAAGGCCGTGCAGCGATCGGCGGGCGCCGTGGCGATCGGGCCCGTGCTGCAGGGCCTGCGCAAGCCGGTCAACGATCTCAGCCGCGGCGCTCTCGTGAGCGACATCGTCAACACCGTGGCGATCACGGCGATCCAGGCGCAGCGCACGCCGCCGCCGCCGACGACGCCGATCTCGACGCTCGGCGGCACGGGCGAGGCCCCGTCGGAGGACGGCGCCTGA
- a CDS encoding FAD-dependent oxidoreductase: MTSLWQETAPGIPTDEFEPRAHYDVVIAGAGLTGLTTAVLLARAGKRVAVLEARGVGAVATGRTTGKLSVLQGQQLQRIRSTSGRRVMKAYVEANRAGFDWLLDYASPLEGAVERRDAYSYAGTADGIPTVRAEHEAAIEAGLDARLVSPEELPYPSYGAVMLTDQAQLDPLVVLAALAAELRSLGGVVVEGSRVLGLAARPAPVRVATTRGEVLADRVVIATGSPVLDRGLYWAKLKPQRSYVLSFRVPGAAPKGMYLSVDAPTRSLRTAGSGEEELLLVGGNGHGVGRHDSPASCVDDLTAWTLQHWPGAERTHAWSAQDYETPHRVPFSGWMPRGAGRVYLATGYDKWGMTNAVQCALTIAATLTGDEQPAWARTLGRRITTPQALAAGLGANAAVGWWYAKGYARALAHRLDDDAPTAGEGEIGRDGWRVSAASRIDGTECRVSGICTHLGAALTWNDHERSWDCPAHGSRFSAEGEVLEGPATRPLARR, translated from the coding sequence GTGACATCGCTCTGGCAGGAGACCGCACCCGGCATTCCGACCGACGAGTTCGAACCGCGCGCCCACTACGACGTCGTCATCGCGGGCGCCGGTCTGACGGGGCTCACGACGGCGGTGCTGCTCGCGCGGGCCGGCAAGCGCGTCGCCGTGCTGGAAGCGCGCGGGGTGGGGGCGGTCGCGACGGGCCGCACGACCGGGAAGCTCAGCGTGCTGCAGGGGCAGCAGCTGCAGCGCATCCGGAGCACGAGCGGTCGCCGCGTGATGAAGGCGTACGTCGAGGCGAACCGCGCGGGCTTCGACTGGCTGCTCGACTACGCCTCGCCGCTCGAGGGCGCCGTGGAGCGGCGCGATGCCTACAGCTACGCGGGGACCGCCGACGGCATTCCCACGGTGCGCGCCGAGCACGAGGCCGCGATCGAGGCCGGTCTGGATGCTCGACTCGTGTCGCCCGAGGAGCTGCCCTACCCCTCCTACGGCGCGGTGATGCTGACCGATCAGGCGCAGCTCGACCCGCTCGTCGTGCTCGCGGCTCTCGCGGCGGAGCTGCGCTCCCTCGGCGGCGTCGTCGTGGAGGGGTCGCGCGTGCTCGGCCTCGCGGCTCGACCGGCGCCCGTGCGGGTCGCGACGACGCGCGGCGAGGTTCTCGCCGATCGCGTCGTCATCGCCACGGGGTCGCCCGTGCTCGACCGCGGGCTGTACTGGGCGAAGCTGAAGCCGCAGCGCTCGTACGTGCTGTCGTTCCGCGTGCCCGGCGCCGCGCCGAAGGGCATGTACCTCAGCGTGGACGCACCGACGCGCTCGCTGCGCACCGCCGGGTCGGGCGAGGAGGAGCTGCTGCTCGTCGGCGGCAACGGCCACGGAGTGGGGCGGCATGACTCGCCCGCCTCGTGCGTGGACGACCTCACGGCGTGGACGCTGCAGCACTGGCCGGGCGCCGAGCGCACGCACGCGTGGAGCGCGCAGGACTACGAGACGCCGCACCGCGTGCCCTTCTCGGGCTGGATGCCGCGGGGAGCCGGGCGCGTGTATCTCGCGACGGGCTACGACAAGTGGGGCATGACGAACGCCGTGCAGTGCGCCCTCACGATCGCCGCGACGCTCACCGGCGACGAGCAGCCCGCGTGGGCCCGCACGCTCGGCCGCCGCATCACGACGCCGCAGGCCCTCGCGGCGGGGCTCGGCGCCAACGCGGCCGTCGGCTGGTGGTACGCCAAGGGCTACGCGCGGGCGCTCGCGCACCGCCTGGACGACGATGCTCCGACGGCGGGCGAGGGCGAGATCGGTCGGGACGGATGGCGCGTCAGCGCCGCGTCGCGCATCGACGGCACCGAGTGCCGCGTCTCGGGCATCTGCACGCACCTCGGTGCTGCGCTCACGTGGAACGACCACGAGCGGTCGTGGGACTGCCCGGCGCACGGCTCGCGCTTCTCGGCGGAGGGCGAGGTGCTCGAGGGCCCGGCGACCCGTCCGCTCGCGCGGCGCTGA
- a CDS encoding DUF2975 domain-containing protein — protein sequence MHRLTIVSLKALIAVLLALLLICQTVVVPTIAANMAAMLPPLAYLQWPGVIAAAVFVLCLQVTLVCVWRMLSLVREGIIFNPRAFRYVDVILGSIILATIIVLGSLITISNAQAGSPSIALLGVLGIIVGSMLALLVVVLRGLLRQASQLESDLAEVV from the coding sequence ATGCACCGTCTCACGATCGTTTCCCTCAAGGCGCTCATCGCGGTGCTGCTCGCGCTCCTGCTCATCTGCCAGACCGTGGTCGTGCCGACGATCGCCGCGAACATGGCCGCGATGCTGCCCCCGCTCGCCTACCTGCAATGGCCGGGCGTCATCGCCGCCGCCGTCTTCGTCCTGTGCCTGCAGGTGACGCTCGTGTGCGTGTGGCGCATGCTCTCGCTCGTGCGCGAGGGCATCATCTTCAATCCGCGCGCGTTCCGCTACGTGGACGTGATCCTCGGCTCGATCATCCTCGCGACGATCATCGTGCTCGGCTCGCTCATCACCATCTCGAACGCGCAGGCCGGCTCGCCCTCGATCGCGCTGCTCGGCGTGCTCGGCATCATCGTCGGCAGCATGCTCGCCCTCCTCGTGGTCGTGCTGCGCGGCCTCCTGCGGCAGGCATCGCAGCTCGAGAGCGACCTGGCCGAGGTGGTCTGA
- a CDS encoding helix-turn-helix domain-containing protein codes for MPIIINLDVQLAKKKMSVGDFAAAIDITPANVAVLKNGRAKAVRFSTLDAICRVLECQPGDILVWTPDGEEDPS; via the coding sequence ATGCCGATCATCATCAACCTCGACGTGCAGCTCGCGAAGAAGAAGATGTCGGTCGGCGACTTCGCCGCCGCGATCGACATCACCCCGGCGAACGTGGCCGTGCTCAAGAACGGTCGAGCGAAGGCCGTGCGCTTCTCGACCCTCGACGCCATCTGCCGCGTTCTCGAGTGCCAGCCGGGCGACATCCTCGTCTGGACTCCGGACGGCGAGGAGGACCCCTCGTGA
- a CDS encoding SCO7613 C-terminal domain-containing membrane protein — protein sequence MSDVTAQRARPVHWTSSTVSRLRDTALCPVCTRRLTAGVCTSCGADLRGDDGVEVWQRASAAAEALTTLQDSVARVPRRPTPVASPTARGAAAVDRVGASPAPSLAPQQPPRASTTVQLVLAIAGAALVGLAAVIFTLLNPDLTDSVARGIILLVASLLFWGGAPLLMRRALRVSAESVAALALVFAGLAASVLLPVVAARAETWAVLTAAALAGGSLALALGVRTRMRVWMLAGSTALTLVPLLASAAIGGTLATLWGPLGTSAAALALLEAGAALERRRSTVLLVERVALVGVQVLGFVALAAAALVAIVDPTPAWLAAAAAVLGAGAVAGRSAPYTLRRLWSFAGGASVPVGLALASFALDLTAFGGDPARLALLPLAAVIGLLALTLTLSARGRAHRPAALTGATSVVAASIAPAALLAASGTLSALLAADRMSDDAVSAHGSVAAVVALVILSAGLATQAEILRRRARRAPRAMEVLRALAWWALSLGGLGALGLTIVDPGARAAWALVLATLSAVVLTGPERSRRAPIAQRLPIVIAAHLAVLLAASLSWQSTALAVGLGAAVLISLATLARTVPIGARSAHLAIGYGYGLVLVSSALSLATVEGPARLSLTATVGLLGAIAATFLRRVDAARWITVLLVASVPFAIAVGLVVVERNGWVALSTTTMLVLAVSLLLTRRPGLGIVIRVLAAALIVPSIAVVLVNAGAALLVMSGSPVVLPAIAVVVAVTLPLMPRITAVLRHRGLPDAHGRAVGLAIEATTLLTATIAVLLCFAREAAGAPTGAIVLAIIAVGAAGAASVRRLPAYWWMFGAAATASLWSLWLALGVTSLEAHVLPPALVAATVAVVLTARGMPRPALLAGALLAAIVPLLVALGASPEAQPARAVGLLAASVVLTGLAVSIRTGAPGIGRLRALSAPTLLAAIVASSAGGVQAARLGLRVDGVDTALPLIAVVAIVALAGALTMGVAGVLLTQRRPAAVRRWSLVPALTVVTTALGTAVEYDVSAPWFALTVAVQWSLMVALLLVMVVAVERSTRGTTVLPHAGVLFALALATSIVAWSPRELLRVEAFSVPLGLMLLAAGAIALRRASGAGPAPVHHWPLGRAGSWPLLAPGLVVLVLASILATATDPQTWRAVLVMAIALVMILVGVRWRLAAPFVLGMLVLPLENVLAFSVQIGRGIEAMPWWITLAVVGLVLLVIAVGSERRGSGGGTPLARLRDLA from the coding sequence GTGAGCGACGTGACCGCGCAGCGGGCCCGCCCCGTTCACTGGACCTCGAGCACGGTCTCTCGACTGCGCGACACGGCCCTGTGCCCCGTGTGCACGCGTCGCCTGACCGCGGGCGTCTGCACATCGTGCGGTGCCGACCTTCGCGGCGACGACGGCGTCGAGGTCTGGCAGCGCGCGTCAGCCGCGGCCGAGGCCCTCACGACGCTCCAGGACTCGGTCGCGCGCGTGCCGCGCCGCCCGACGCCCGTGGCGAGCCCGACCGCGCGAGGAGCCGCAGCCGTCGACAGGGTGGGCGCATCCCCCGCCCCTTCCCTCGCTCCGCAGCAGCCGCCTCGTGCGAGCACGACAGTGCAATTGGTGCTCGCGATCGCGGGTGCCGCGCTCGTGGGGCTCGCCGCGGTGATCTTCACTCTGCTGAATCCCGACCTCACCGACTCTGTGGCCCGGGGCATCATCCTCCTCGTCGCGAGCCTGCTGTTCTGGGGCGGCGCACCGCTGCTCATGCGGCGAGCCCTGCGGGTCTCGGCCGAGTCCGTGGCCGCTCTCGCCCTGGTCTTCGCGGGCCTCGCGGCCTCCGTCCTGCTGCCGGTCGTGGCCGCCCGTGCAGAGACCTGGGCGGTGCTGACGGCCGCTGCCCTCGCCGGCGGCTCCCTCGCCCTCGCCCTCGGCGTCCGCACGCGCATGAGGGTCTGGATGCTCGCCGGCAGCACGGCGCTCACCCTCGTCCCCCTGCTCGCGAGCGCGGCGATCGGCGGCACGCTCGCCACCCTGTGGGGGCCGCTCGGCACGAGTGCGGCGGCGCTCGCCCTCCTGGAGGCCGGAGCGGCTCTCGAGCGTCGGCGCTCGACCGTGCTGCTCGTCGAGCGCGTCGCGCTCGTGGGCGTGCAGGTGCTCGGCTTCGTCGCGCTCGCCGCGGCCGCGCTCGTCGCGATCGTCGACCCGACGCCGGCATGGCTCGCCGCCGCCGCGGCCGTCCTCGGTGCTGGCGCGGTCGCGGGCCGCAGTGCCCCGTACACCCTCCGCCGTCTGTGGAGCTTCGCCGGGGGCGCGAGTGTGCCCGTCGGTCTCGCCCTCGCATCCTTCGCCCTCGACCTGACCGCGTTCGGCGGCGACCCGGCGCGCCTCGCGCTCCTCCCTCTCGCCGCCGTGATCGGGCTGCTGGCCCTGACCCTGACCCTCTCGGCTCGGGGCCGCGCGCACCGCCCCGCGGCTCTGACGGGCGCGACGAGCGTCGTCGCTGCCTCGATCGCCCCCGCAGCTCTGCTCGCGGCGAGTGGGACGCTCTCCGCCCTCCTCGCGGCGGATCGCATGAGCGACGATGCCGTCTCCGCCCACGGGAGCGTCGCGGCCGTCGTGGCGCTCGTCATCCTGAGCGCAGGCCTCGCGACCCAGGCCGAGATTCTGCGCCGTCGGGCGCGCCGCGCACCGCGGGCCATGGAGGTGCTGCGCGCCCTCGCCTGGTGGGCACTCTCGCTCGGCGGCCTCGGCGCGCTCGGGCTCACGATCGTCGACCCGGGTGCTCGCGCGGCCTGGGCTCTCGTGCTCGCCACGCTCAGCGCCGTCGTGCTGACGGGCCCCGAGCGGTCGCGCCGCGCCCCCATCGCTCAGCGACTGCCCATCGTGATCGCCGCGCACCTCGCGGTGCTCCTGGCGGCATCGCTGTCGTGGCAGTCGACCGCCCTCGCCGTCGGCCTCGGCGCCGCAGTGCTCATCAGCCTTGCCACCCTCGCGCGCACGGTGCCGATCGGCGCGCGCTCGGCGCACCTCGCCATCGGCTACGGCTACGGGCTCGTGCTCGTCTCGTCAGCCCTGTCGCTTGCGACGGTCGAGGGGCCTGCTCGACTCAGTCTCACCGCCACGGTCGGGCTGCTCGGCGCCATCGCCGCGACGTTCCTTCGCCGCGTCGATGCCGCGCGCTGGATCACGGTGCTCCTCGTCGCCTCCGTTCCCTTCGCGATCGCGGTGGGGCTCGTGGTCGTCGAGCGCAACGGATGGGTCGCCCTCTCCACGACGACCATGCTCGTGCTCGCGGTGAGTCTGCTCCTCACGCGCCGACCCGGCCTCGGCATCGTGATCAGGGTTCTCGCCGCCGCCCTCATCGTGCCCTCGATCGCGGTCGTGCTCGTCAATGCAGGTGCGGCGCTCCTGGTCATGAGCGGCTCTCCGGTCGTCCTGCCGGCGATCGCCGTCGTCGTCGCCGTCACGCTGCCGCTGATGCCCCGCATCACAGCGGTGCTGCGGCACCGAGGTCTGCCAGACGCGCACGGGCGCGCCGTCGGCCTGGCCATCGAGGCGACGACACTGCTCACGGCGACAATCGCGGTGCTGCTGTGCTTCGCCCGCGAGGCGGCCGGCGCACCCACGGGCGCGATCGTCCTGGCCATCATCGCGGTGGGCGCTGCAGGCGCGGCCTCGGTGCGTCGCCTCCCCGCCTACTGGTGGATGTTCGGCGCGGCCGCCACGGCATCGCTGTGGTCGCTCTGGCTCGCGCTCGGAGTCACGTCGCTCGAGGCGCACGTACTGCCCCCCGCCCTCGTCGCGGCCACGGTCGCCGTCGTGCTCACCGCCCGCGGCATGCCGAGGCCCGCCCTGCTGGCGGGCGCGCTGCTCGCCGCGATTGTTCCCCTGCTCGTCGCCCTCGGCGCCTCCCCGGAGGCGCAGCCCGCGCGGGCCGTCGGGCTCCTCGCCGCCTCCGTCGTGCTGACCGGGCTCGCGGTGAGCATCCGCACCGGCGCGCCCGGGATCGGCCGCCTGCGCGCGCTCTCCGCCCCCACGCTCCTCGCTGCGATCGTCGCCAGCTCGGCCGGCGGCGTCCAGGCGGCACGGCTCGGTCTGCGCGTCGACGGTGTGGATACTGCCCTGCCGCTCATCGCGGTCGTCGCGATCGTGGCCCTCGCCGGCGCACTCACGATGGGCGTCGCGGGCGTCCTGCTCACCCAGCGTCGCCCGGCCGCGGTGCGGCGCTGGTCGCTCGTGCCAGCCCTCACGGTCGTCACCACCGCCCTGGGCACGGCGGTCGAGTACGACGTCTCGGCGCCGTGGTTCGCCCTGACGGTCGCCGTCCAGTGGTCGCTCATGGTGGCGCTTCTCCTCGTCATGGTCGTCGCCGTCGAGCGCAGCACCCGCGGCACGACGGTGCTGCCGCACGCCGGGGTGCTCTTCGCGCTCGCTCTCGCGACCTCGATCGTCGCGTGGAGCCCGCGAGAGCTCCTGCGCGTTGAGGCGTTCTCCGTGCCGCTCGGCCTCATGCTGCTCGCCGCCGGGGCGATCGCGCTGCGGCGCGCCTCCGGGGCCGGTCCCGCCCCCGTGCACCACTGGCCGTTGGGGCGCGCGGGCTCCTGGCCGCTGCTCGCACCGGGCCTCGTCGTGCTCGTGCTCGCGTCGATTCTCGCGACGGCGACCGACCCGCAGACCTGGCGGGCGGTGCTCGTCATGGCGATCGCACTCGTCATGATCCTCGTGGGGGTGCGGTGGCGGCTCGCGGCGCCGTTCGTGCTCGGCATGCTCGTGCTGCCCCTCGAGAACGTGCTCGCCTTCTCGGTGCAGATCGGGCGCGGCATCGAGGCGATGCCGTGGTGGATCACCCTCGCCGTCGTGGGCCTCGTGCTGCTCGTCATCGCTGTCGGCTCGGAGCGACGCGGCAGCGGAGGGGGTACGCCGCTCGCGCGGCTGCGCGATCTGGCGTGA
- a CDS encoding helicase HerA-like domain-containing protein, which translates to MTDAHEAVAAAKKALAEAEAALAAATAQAEEAAEAQTEATPATPPAAGPLDESEVDVIRAGYVAEGAVLEMGALVNGEARADVPVRIPIAMTNRHGLVAGATGTGKTKTLQVLAEQLSAAGVPVFAADIKGDLSGIAAAGEPSEKLLARTEGIGQDWRPTGHPTEFYCLGGIGRGVPIRATVSSFGPLMLAKVLGLNETQESSLALVFHYADQEGLPLVDLADLRAVIQHLTSDEGKAELAELGGLNKATAGVILRELITFAADGADVFFGEPEFDTAHFLRTTAAGQGIISLLEVPGVHDKPALFSTFLMWLLADLFNDLPEVGDLDKPKLVFFFDEAHLLFKDASKDFLAAITQTVRLIRSKGVGIFFVTQTPKDVPSDVLAQLGSRVQHQLRAHTPDAAKALKATISTYPTSGYDLGEVLTTLGIGEAIVTVMNEKGAPSPVAWTRLRAPQGSMDPAPDALIESTIAASPLLAQYGTAVDTESAREMLAARMNAAADAEAAREAERQRLEQQAEAAKAQDRAQEEYERALRDLQKKGRTTTRTTTRRSSSRRSGGSAGGIGDILGSRAGQTIVREVVRGIFGTLGRR; encoded by the coding sequence ATGACGGATGCGCACGAGGCGGTCGCGGCCGCGAAGAAGGCTCTCGCCGAGGCCGAAGCGGCGCTCGCCGCCGCCACAGCCCAGGCCGAAGAGGCCGCCGAGGCGCAGACTGAAGCGACACCGGCGACACCTCCGGCAGCCGGCCCGCTCGACGAGAGCGAGGTCGACGTGATTCGCGCTGGGTACGTCGCCGAGGGAGCGGTGCTCGAGATGGGCGCACTCGTCAACGGCGAGGCGCGCGCGGACGTGCCCGTGCGCATCCCGATCGCGATGACGAACCGGCACGGTCTCGTCGCCGGCGCGACGGGCACCGGCAAGACGAAGACGCTGCAGGTGCTCGCCGAGCAGCTGAGCGCTGCGGGGGTGCCGGTCTTCGCGGCCGACATCAAGGGTGACCTGAGCGGCATCGCCGCGGCCGGCGAGCCGAGCGAGAAGCTGCTCGCGCGCACCGAGGGCATCGGGCAGGACTGGCGGCCGACGGGCCACCCGACCGAGTTCTACTGCCTCGGCGGCATCGGTCGCGGCGTGCCGATTCGTGCGACAGTCTCGAGCTTCGGGCCGCTCATGCTCGCCAAGGTGCTGGGCCTCAACGAGACGCAGGAGTCGAGCCTCGCCCTCGTCTTCCACTACGCGGACCAGGAGGGTCTGCCCCTCGTCGACCTCGCCGACCTTCGCGCCGTCATCCAGCACCTCACGAGCGACGAGGGCAAGGCCGAGCTCGCCGAGCTGGGTGGGCTCAACAAGGCGACCGCTGGGGTGATCCTGCGCGAGCTCATCACCTTCGCCGCCGACGGCGCCGACGTGTTCTTCGGCGAGCCCGAGTTCGACACCGCGCACTTCCTGCGCACGACCGCCGCGGGGCAGGGCATCATCAGCCTGCTCGAGGTGCCGGGCGTGCACGACAAGCCCGCGCTGTTCTCGACGTTCCTCATGTGGCTGCTCGCCGACCTGTTCAACGACCTGCCCGAGGTGGGCGACCTCGACAAGCCGAAGCTCGTGTTCTTCTTCGACGAGGCGCACTTGCTCTTCAAGGACGCCTCGAAAGACTTCCTCGCGGCCATCACGCAGACCGTGCGGCTCATCCGCTCGAAGGGCGTCGGCATCTTCTTCGTCACGCAGACCCCCAAAGACGTGCCGAGCGATGTGCTCGCGCAGCTCGGCTCTCGCGTGCAGCACCAGTTGCGCGCCCACACGCCCGATGCCGCCAAGGCCCTCAAGGCCACGATCTCGACCTATCCGACCTCGGGATACGACCTCGGCGAGGTGCTCACGACCCTCGGCATCGGTGAGGCCATCGTGACGGTCATGAACGAGAAGGGCGCCCCCTCGCCCGTGGCGTGGACGCGACTGCGAGCGCCGCAGGGCTCCATGGATCCCGCGCCGGATGCCCTCATCGAGTCGACGATCGCCGCATCGCCCCTGCTCGCGCAGTACGGCACGGCGGTCGACACCGAGTCGGCGCGCGAGATGCTCGCCGCGCGCATGAACGCCGCCGCCGACGCGGAGGCGGCTCGCGAGGCGGAGCGGCAGCGGCTCGAGCAGCAGGCCGAGGCCGCGAAGGCCCAGGATCGCGCGCAGGAGGAGTACGAGCGCGCCCTGCGCGACCTGCAGAAGAAGGGCCGCACGACGACGCGCACGACCACGCGCCGCTCGAGCTCTCGGCGCAGCGGAGGGAGCGCGGGCGGCATCGGCGACATTCTCGGCTCCCGCGCGGGTCAGACGATCGTGCGCGAGGTCGTGCGCGGCATCTTCGGAACCCTCGGGCGCCGCTGA
- a CDS encoding glycerate kinase, with the protein MRVVVAPDSFKGSASAAAVAAALAEGWSSVRPTDDLVLAPMADGGEGTLDAVSEATPRSTRMPVTVTGPHGRRVPAEWLLLEAPDGTSTGLVELALCSGIELLDELAPDTAHTLGFGQAIRAALDHGVDRLLLALGGSSSSDGGAGALTALGARLLDEHGAAVPLGNAGLARIAAVDWASVAPLPAGGALLLSDVDNPLLGDRGAVAVFGAQKGVTADRARAAESALARFADALAENPGGARADAPGAGAAGGTGFGMLAWGATMSSGSRAIAETIGLPASIASADLVITGEGRFDGQSAGGKAPVEVLRLARSSGVRRALVAGLIDVPPVGFDTAVSLSELAGSSAASLADPLRWAREAGRRLALG; encoded by the coding sequence GTGCGCGTCGTCGTCGCCCCCGACTCTTTCAAGGGCTCTGCCTCCGCGGCGGCCGTGGCGGCGGCGCTCGCCGAGGGCTGGAGCAGTGTGCGGCCCACCGACGACCTGGTTCTCGCACCCATGGCCGACGGCGGTGAGGGGACGCTCGACGCGGTCTCCGAGGCGACCCCGCGCTCGACGCGCATGCCGGTCACCGTCACGGGCCCGCACGGCCGGCGGGTGCCGGCCGAGTGGCTGCTGCTCGAGGCGCCCGACGGCACGAGCACGGGCCTTGTCGAGCTCGCGCTCTGCTCGGGAATCGAGTTGCTCGACGAGCTCGCGCCCGACACCGCGCACACTCTCGGCTTCGGGCAGGCGATCCGCGCCGCGCTCGACCACGGCGTCGACCGTCTGCTGCTCGCGCTCGGCGGCAGCTCCTCGAGCGACGGCGGCGCGGGGGCGCTCACGGCGCTCGGTGCTCGCCTGCTCGATGAACACGGGGCCGCCGTACCGCTCGGGAATGCGGGGCTCGCGCGCATCGCGGCAGTGGACTGGGCTTCCGTCGCTCCTCTGCCCGCCGGAGGGGCCCTCCTGCTGAGCGATGTCGACAATCCGCTCCTCGGCGATCGCGGCGCCGTCGCCGTCTTCGGCGCGCAGAAGGGGGTGACGGCCGACCGGGCCCGTGCGGCGGAGTCCGCACTGGCGCGCTTCGCGGACGCGCTCGCGGAGAATCCCGGTGGCGCCCGTGCCGACGCCCCTGGTGCGGGCGCCGCTGGCGGAACCGGCTTCGGGATGCTCGCCTGGGGCGCCACGATGAGCTCCGGCTCGCGGGCGATCGCGGAGACGATCGGCCTGCCCGCGTCGATCGCGAGCGCCGACCTCGTCATCACGGGCGAGGGTCGCTTCGACGGCCAGTCGGCGGGAGGCAAGGCTCCCGTCGAGGTGCTGCGGCTCGCACGGTCGAGCGGGGTGCGCCGCGCGCTCGTCGCCGGTCTCATCGACGTGCCTCCGGTCGGCTTCGACACCGCCGTCTCGCTCTCCGAGCTCGCCGGGTCGTCGGCCGCCTCCCTCGCCGATCCCCTGCGCTGGGCCCGTGAGGCGGGCAGGCGGCTCGCACTGGGGTGA